TTTAGAGcataaaactccaaattcttcCCTCCTGAAAATCTGAATTCTTTCCTTCTGAAAATCTAAACTACTCCAAAGTATCGAGATATCTGTTTAAAAGTTCGTTATCGACCTCTTGTGCCTGCGTCGACGAAACGCAGTTTCGATTTTAATCGCTTCTATCTATTTTTTAATCGTCTGTATACCGTATATACACCGTATTAACTTTATCCGATTCCCTGTTCGTTCGACGGAAAAACAAACTTTTCTCTTACATAtatgatttaataaaaaatcattcccttcgtttcttttatgaaaagtacatatatatatatacactatTGCAAAGTATATTGGatagaaaaaaatgtatttgatTGGCGGTATCGCGAACTTTTCAAAGTAGAATGTCCTCGTTTCCGAGGAATTTTTCTCGAATATCGTCTCGATGGCCGTTCGAGGAAGCAATGGCGCGAAGAGCGCGTCAATCGACATTCTTCTATTTTCAACGCGTTAAACATGTCGAAGACAACGTAAATGATCGTTACGAAGCATGCATCCGCGAAATTTCTGAGCGACTCGAGAACGTGAGACCGAAGCGATCTCGGGGAAAATTCAATATCGATGTTGTGACGGTACCGTCACCTGGCAACGAACCCGACGCTGATCCCGCTTCAAGATGGCACGAGTCCGTTAAGCGGGTATATACGCGTTCCTCCCGAGACTAGAAAAATCGTCGGACCGTGACTGGGCGTTTACGCGCGATCAAATTTCAACGTTTCCGGTAGACGTTGCGTTCGTAAGCCGCGAAGAGGATGTTAATCTAACCGCGGATAAAAGCGCATCGGCGAATCGGCCAAGTCATGGCAGGAAAAGGTTTCTGCGTGAAGATACGATTAGAGCTGCACGCCGTACGTATCGCGAGCATCTTCTACCTATTTCCCGAACGAGCGTAATCGATCCAGACTGCGTCGAACGATCGAAAACTAACGTTTCAGATAACGTGTCCCGGCGTATGGCTGTGTCCTAACGGCAAAGTTGCGCTACGAATAACCAGTCTCGGTTCTACCCTTGAATCTCACAGAGTATCACCGATTTTTCCACTATTATTTCACGACGAGTTTAACTTTAAGAAAACTTTCACACGGCTGGCTACTTTGACAGAGTTGCAACGGAAGTTGGAGCAAGAGTTTATCTACGCGGAATTGATACAGTGGCTCAGCCCGTGCAACGACCAGCCCATTATCTTGGCTACCTTCGAGACGAACTTGGCGGATGTATTGTATCCGGTAGCGAATTACAAGGGTCTGTTGGCCGGAGTCGACGTTGACCTGCTCATGGACCCGAGCAAATATTTTCCCGTTTGTATTTTCCTCTGGCTGTTGTCACCGCGCTACATTACACACGCGTAACGATCTTATACATCGTCGATCGAATCGTTCGTACAGGGTATCATAGCGCCCAAGATCGAAATTTCGACGAGAACGGTGATAGAAGAGGTACTCGGAGTTTGCTGCACCAACGTCGACCGAGCGTACGTGGTGAATCCCAAGACCATCGATTCCAAGGTAACGCGACTTTTAAACGACTCTTAAACGTTAACGCGACCCGAGAGCGCAACAAGTGTTCTCGAAGGAAACGTAACAGCCTTCTCTACCGTCTCGGGGACGACTTGTTGCGTATCACGGTCCCTTACACGCTTTTCGAACCTTCCCCCCCTCCCCGTCTTCGTTTGCTCCACGAATCTTCTCTCCTGTTCGCTTTCGCGCTATGTCAACAGCGTAGCTGCGCGCACAGAAAACGACCCGCCAAAGGTATCATCAGGCAGAGAAGGGTCTGTCACAGTCGAGCAAAAACCAGCAGGCTTCCAATTTACCGTTCGTGAGTACCGATAGCGAAGTGCAAAGAGTGTCGCAAACACGTATCGAGCGTAAACGTTTTCGCAGTACGAGGTACGAGTCGAGTAACCTTGAAAACTCGTATCAAGGTGAAGAACCTCGAAGCAACGAGTGCTATCATCCGCCGCGAGAGAGCTCGAATCGTCGATGCGAGCTCCTCGCCACTGGGAAAAAAAACCATCGTCTTTCCGCCGTTTGCGATAATTTGCACATCTTCGACGGCTGTCCTGTCTGTTCCAAGTACAAATGTTATTTTTCTTGCGAACGCGAGCCTATCGTCGACGAATGCAAACGGAACAGCCTGAAAGACGTTGAAACTCGCCAATGTTTTTTCGCCGATTCTCCTTGTTACACACCCACGAAGGACGATGATTTCGTTTCGGTCACCGCGTAAGTTTTTCTACTCGTACGATGCGCGATATTCCCTTTAAACGCTTCGGACGTTTCTCCATTGCAGACAATGCTCGAGATATCGATACCCTCTGGACCCGGAGGGAAAGCCGCGTGGCCTCGACAAGAATTGCAGGCCGAACAAGTACGTGTTTCCTCAAGTGTTAAGGCAAATAAATAACGCAACGTACAACGTTctttctaacaaacattttagtatttcagaATATTATGATTTTCATCTGCAACCTCGAGACGAAGCGAACCACggtttttatacaaatttggaaCGGTTTTACAAGCGAATGCACAAACAAGCGAGACGTCGAGCTCAAGAAGccaatgtattttaaaaattgtgcaaCGCCTCGTCGACAATGTCTATGTGTAACTTCGaggaaatcaataaattaccaATACGTAGAAAAATTGCTCCAATTTACTTGGAGCCGTACGCTTGTCGTCCTAGTGTATACAACGGTGTATTCGGTATCCTGCATCCTCGAAAATGCACGGATTTACTCAACAGTGCCGGCCTCCTTAAATGTATGCCACGGCCCTGTGGCGTCCACGCTCTCAATACGACCTTCTCGTTCTTTGCTGGCGTGATAGCGATCCAACCTAAACGATATTATACTTTGTATCGTTTTGATTTTCCCTCATCCTCGCGTCTCTCGCTCGTAAAACTTACCCGCGTTCGATAACACGATGTCAGCGGCGGATTCCTTATAGATGCCGGTAACTTCGTATTCTTTCGATTCCAATTTTGGCCAAACTCTTAACCGTTCTGGTTCGTTGCTAGGTACAACGAAAGCTTCGGTTTCCAACAATTGATCGTACACCTCGTCCGCAACGTCCGTGTAACATATCGTTATAGGTAATTCGTTGCTCGTAAACAGGGTGCATCTATTTCAAAGGAATACACGATTACTTGGAAATTCGCTCTTGTTGCTCGTCTCTCTCTTTCCGATTAATGCCAGATATAAATCGAATACCGAATAAGACGTCTGCCGTCTACGTAGTCTAATCTTCCTAGACCAGCCACGAATACGGTGTGTTCCGGTTTAAAATCAAACGTTCTCGGTAATACGGTGACTTTCGGTAAGGTTAACATCAGCTCGTCTGTCGTTAGTAAATCTAGTATTTGGTCCGTTTGTACTGTACCCGGCGTATCGTAACACCATCGGCTCTCTTTGTACTCTGGCGCGGACTCGTCGAACGTGGGCTTCGTACTCATAAACTTGTGCGATTTCTCCACGAAAGAATCGAACGGCTCGTTTGCCGTGGAGTTCGCGCTAAACGTTCGTCCAACGTGTCCTTCGCGTTACGAATATGCAACAAATCGTTTCAATGAAAATTTCCTGTGTCGGTCGATCATAACCGGAGAAAACATTTCGACTTTCAAATACCTTTCAAAGTCGCGTACTTGATTTTTCTCGTTCGCTTAAACTCTTCGTTTCTGTATTTCATCAATTCCTGTTTTAGCGGTTGTTCCCTCATCAGTCTTCTCGTTCTTAACTCGCATCGTTCGCTATTCATATTTAAAAGtggaaatttcaataaatttaacgtTGTTCCAGGCCAAGGAGATACGGTTGACCGCGGTATAAGATCAATCGCTTGTACTTTACAGTAATCCGAGTTCAATAAAACATTGAATAAAGTGGACTTTCCAACGTTCGTACACCCGACCAAATAAACGTCACCTGAAATTCCCAAGACATTACCAATACCCATCCATCGGGTCTACTATGTTCGTACAACAAATATATTGCTAATAAACACGTATCACCTACCTCTGACCGACCATTTATATTGTAACTTGTTTATAAGCTCTTCTATACCGAATCTGGTCAAAGCGGATATAATTTCCACGTGCATAATGTTTTTTTTCGATATTCCAGTTATGTCAACGACCGTGTCCGCTAATAATTGCTTGATACGAGTCAGAAACACCGCGGTAGATCGATCTCTGGGTAACGCGTCCACCTTGTTGCCGACTAAAAAGATGGGGGTAAAAGGGTGCATGATGCTTTTCAAATCTGGCCAGATACTGCAAGGAAAATCGGTCAGATCTACTACCAAAATTATggcacatttttttcttttaattactttCAATAGCTTCGGATAATCTTCTATCGACACGTTGACTTTTAATGCTGCCTTATAAAACTTTAAGAAGTGACATCTTTGACAAATGGTTAGTTTCAAATCCTCTTCTGCTTGATTCGAGAACAATTCTGACGGTAGATATCCCGGAATCTTTGCATCTTTACAATGCAATAACGCGCCGCATCCGCCACAAGGTACAGAGCTAACTGGAGAAGCAGGGTCCGGTGTACCGTAACTTTTGTACCATGTCGCGTCGATCGGAGTCTCGTCGTATTGTTCGTAATCGAACATCCAAGACTTTGGAACTTTCCACAGCTCTCCTTCTGGTAACGCGGCGTACCGATCGTTATCGTTATTCGCTTTCCCATGCAGCGAATTTTTAGCCTCCGAGCCGCTCCCACTCATTTCTAAATATCTCTCTTGtaattgtacatatttttcaaact
Above is a window of Megachile rotundata isolate GNS110a chromosome 1, iyMegRotu1, whole genome shotgun sequence DNA encoding:
- the LOC100882065 gene encoding nitric oxide-associated protein 1, coding for MYISGIRRWLFQLNSEQVNHVSRFRCPKRKGLYRNIQSKVDPKVVALREKILYCDHLDLDKVRMGHKMRLRQTQMEKKQKEKVQFHKLTYEPIFSVMLDNEMQEESKEESRRAKLENNTSIDIEKQAKSPYMPYATTASYEIINDDKFEKYVQLQERYLEMSGSGSEAKNSLHGKANNDNDRYAALPEGELWKVPKSWMFDYEQYDETPIDATWYKSYGTPDPASPVSSVPCGGCGALLHCKDAKIPGYLPSELFSNQAEEDLKLTICQRCHFLKFYKAALKVNVSIEDYPKLLKVIKRKKCAIILVVDLTDFPCSIWPDLKSIMHPFTPIFLVGNKVDALPRDRSTAVFLTRIKQLLADTVVDITGISKKNIMHVEIISALTRFGIEELINKLQYKWSVRGDVYLVGCTNVGKSTLFNVLLNSDYCKVQAIDLIPRSTVSPWPGTTLNLLKFPLLNMNSERCELRTRRLMREQPLKQELMKYRNEEFKRTRKIKYATLKGHVGRTFSANSTANEPFDSFVEKSHKFMSTKPTFDESAPEYKESRWCYDTPGTVQTDQILDLLTTDELMLTLPKVTVLPRTFDFKPEHTVFVAGLGRLDYVDGRRLIRCTLFTSNELPITICYTDVADEVYDQLLETEAFVVPSNEPERLRVWPKLESKEYEVTGIYKESAADIVLSNAGWIAITPAKNEKVVLRAWTPQGRGIHLRRPALLSKSVHFRGCRIPNTPLYTLGRQAYGSK